The stretch of DNA ATGGACAAGGACAGTTTGAGATGGCCAAGCAGAAGTTCGATCGTTCGAAGCCGCATGTGAACATTGGGACGATTGGTCATGTTGATCATGGGAAGACGTCTCTGACGGCGGCGATCACGAAGGTTCTGGCGGAGACTGGCGGGGCGACGTTTACGGCCTATGACCAGATTGACAAGGCGCCTGAGGAGAAGGCGCGCGGGATCACGATCTCGACCTCGCATGTGGAATATGAGACGAAGAACCGTCACTATGCGCATGTGGACTGCCCTGGGCACGCGGACTATGTGAAGAACATGATCACGGGTGCGGCGCAGATGGACGGGGCGATCCTGGTTGTGTCGGCTGCTGACGGCCCGATGCCGCAGACGCGCGAGCACATTCTTCTGGCGCGTCAGGTTGGCGTTCCGGCTCTGGTTGTGTTCCTGAACAAGGTTGACCAGGTTGATGATCCCGAGCTTCTGGAGCTCGTGGAGATGGAGGTGCGCGAGCTTCTGTCGAAATACGATTTCCCTGGCGACGACATTCCGGTTGTGTCGGGCTCGGCGCTTGCGGCGCTTGAGGATCGCGATCCCGAGGGGATTGGCCGGGCCTCGGTGCTGAAGCTGATGGAGGCTGTGGATGCCTATATCCCGACGCCAGAGCGTCCGAAGGACCAGCCGTTCCTGATGCCGATCGAGGATGTGTTCTCGATTTCGGGGCGTGGCACGGTGGTGACGGGCCGCATCGAGCGTGGCGTTGTGAAGGTCGGCGAGGAAGTTGAGATCGTCGGCATCAAGGACACGCGCAAGACGACGGTGACGGGCGTGGAGATGTTCCGCAAGCTGCTGGATCAGGGCGAGGCTGGGGACAACATTGGTGCGCTG from Rhodoligotrophos sp. CJ14 encodes:
- the tuf gene encoding elongation factor Tu, with the protein product MAKQKFDRSKPHVNIGTIGHVDHGKTSLTAAITKVLAETGGATFTAYDQIDKAPEEKARGITISTSHVEYETKNRHYAHVDCPGHADYVKNMITGAAQMDGAILVVSAADGPMPQTREHILLARQVGVPALVVFLNKVDQVDDPELLELVEMEVRELLSKYDFPGDDIPVVSGSALAALEDRDPEGIGRASVLKLMEAVDAYIPTPERPKDQPFLMPIEDVFSISGRGTVVTGRIERGVVKVGEEVEIVGIKDTRKTTVTGVEMFRKLLDQGEAGDNIGALLRGIDREMVERGQVLCKPGSVKPHKKFTAEAYILTKEEGGRHTPFFTNYRPQFYFRTTDVTGVVTLPEGVEMVMPGDNVSMSVELITPIAMEEKLRFAIREGGRTVGAGVVSSIEE